In Rouxiella sp. WC2420, the following proteins share a genomic window:
- a CDS encoding deaminated glutathione amidase, with translation MKVAMGQFAVSREWETNVETCLTLMEKSLEAGADLLVLPEGILARDITDPDLVLKAAQPLDGPFVSKLVAASKGNQLTTMMSIHTPAPDGRAWNVLISIRNGEIISEYRKLHLYDAFANKESKNVTPGTEVPPLVEVAGYKIGLMTCYDVRFPELARRLVLDGAEVLVLPAAWVKGPLKEMHWEVLVTARALENTSYIVAVGECGERNIGNSMVVDPLGVAIARAAEAPALVFADINRDRLAYARKALPVLENRCFGVPQLK, from the coding sequence ATGAAAGTTGCAATGGGCCAATTTGCCGTTTCCCGCGAGTGGGAAACAAACGTCGAAACTTGCCTGACACTGATGGAAAAATCGCTGGAGGCTGGTGCCGATCTGCTGGTTTTGCCGGAAGGTATTTTGGCGCGTGATATCACCGATCCAGATTTGGTACTGAAAGCCGCACAGCCGCTCGACGGCCCGTTTGTCAGCAAACTCGTCGCCGCCAGTAAAGGCAATCAGTTGACCACCATGATGAGCATCCACACTCCGGCTCCAGATGGTCGTGCATGGAACGTATTGATTTCTATCCGTAATGGCGAAATTATTTCTGAATACCGCAAACTTCACCTGTACGATGCTTTTGCCAACAAAGAGTCAAAAAACGTCACTCCGGGCACTGAAGTGCCGCCGCTGGTCGAGGTGGCAGGCTATAAAATTGGCCTGATGACTTGTTATGACGTGCGTTTCCCCGAGCTGGCGCGTCGTCTGGTTCTTGACGGTGCCGAAGTGCTGGTTCTGCCTGCGGCCTGGGTTAAAGGTCCGCTGAAAGAAATGCATTGGGAAGTCTTGGTCACAGCTCGCGCGCTGGAGAACACCAGCTATATCGTGGCAGTCGGCGAGTGCGGCGAACGTAATATCGGTAACAGCATGGTGGTTGACCCACTGGGTGTGGCGATTGCTCGTGCCGCCGAAGCGCCAGCACTCGTGTTTGCCGATATCAATCGCGATCGTTTGGCCTACGCTCGTAAAGCGTTGCCAGTACTTGAAAATCGCTGCTTTGGTGTTCCGCAGTTGAAATAG
- a CDS encoding TetR/AcrR family transcriptional regulator, which yields MHPANQTKDQRVCARRDQIVAASRLCFRKHGFHGAGMAEIAKMSQLSVGQIYRYFVNKDAIIEEIVRRIVFKKIQIMTGGAHNLKQMASNLAYRVIGVQNIDHSQFGDCPELSPEQNEIDHALMLEVTAEATRNQVVAKILRDAEAKLFNEAKAMMTPYYPDMSEQELTARLEMMAVLCEGTAFRRLTHKHADSEILKSIYNQLFCKVFNDYSPSNTAEN from the coding sequence ATGCATCCCGCTAACCAAACTAAAGATCAACGCGTTTGTGCGCGCAGGGACCAGATCGTCGCCGCTTCACGACTTTGTTTTCGCAAGCACGGATTTCACGGTGCAGGCATGGCTGAGATAGCTAAGATGTCACAACTCAGCGTGGGCCAAATCTACCGTTATTTCGTAAACAAAGACGCCATTATTGAAGAAATAGTACGGCGTATCGTCTTCAAAAAAATACAAATCATGACCGGTGGCGCGCACAACCTGAAACAAATGGCGAGTAACTTGGCGTATCGAGTGATTGGTGTTCAAAACATTGACCACAGTCAGTTCGGTGATTGCCCGGAACTTAGCCCGGAGCAGAACGAAATCGATCACGCTCTGATGCTGGAAGTAACGGCTGAGGCCACACGCAATCAGGTTGTCGCTAAAATTCTACGAGATGCCGAAGCAAAATTGTTTAATGAAGCCAAGGCGATGATGACGCCTTATTATCCCGACATGAGTGAACAAGAACTCACGGCGCGTCTGGAAATGATGGCAGTATTATGCGAGGGCACGGCATTTCGTCGATTAACGCATAAGCACGCTGACTCGGAAATATTAAAATCTATTTATAATCAATTATTTTGCAAAGTCTTTAATGACTATTCTCCTTCAAACACAGCGGAAAATTAA
- a CDS encoding nitrate ABC transporter substrate-binding protein: MAITIRLAVRDWDYFTPLALGDIKPEGFNLEIERIGTLVGDLGTSDKYDAAEISFSRYAQGRAKGEDDVFAVPHFLMRGFRQRCIITRDDSPLTKISELAGKRIGVTGWQDSGNTWTRTVLGVDGVGIDDAYWCAGRLTEAHPIVDRLNGFGREGRIEACPGERPMMDLLKEGWLDAVFTPFMPEGFFKPGSGFRQLQPDFRQSELEYFNRVGYVPGMHILAIKSDVAAEHPWLAAALSEIIDKSYQVWMDKRAKYADTTPWLLDDIRRTVVDLPVTWNDNGFEQNKKMIDDFANELYVQKITAVRLTPADLFPAYAK, encoded by the coding sequence GTGGCGATTACTATCAGGCTGGCCGTTCGTGACTGGGATTATTTTACGCCGCTGGCGTTGGGCGATATCAAACCTGAAGGCTTCAATCTCGAGATTGAACGCATCGGGACGCTGGTGGGTGATTTAGGCACCAGCGACAAATACGACGCCGCTGAGATCTCCTTCAGCCGTTACGCACAGGGCCGCGCCAAGGGCGAAGATGACGTGTTTGCCGTGCCGCATTTTCTGATGCGTGGTTTCCGTCAGCGCTGCATTATCACCCGTGATGACAGCCCGTTGACCAAAATTTCCGAGCTGGCGGGTAAACGCATTGGCGTGACCGGTTGGCAAGATTCGGGCAATACCTGGACCCGCACCGTGCTGGGCGTAGACGGCGTGGGTATTGACGATGCTTATTGGTGTGCCGGCCGACTGACCGAGGCACACCCGATTGTCGATCGCCTTAACGGCTTCGGTCGCGAAGGGCGTATCGAAGCCTGTCCGGGCGAACGTCCGATGATGGATCTGTTGAAAGAAGGCTGGCTGGACGCGGTGTTCACGCCGTTTATGCCTGAAGGTTTCTTCAAGCCGGGCTCAGGTTTCCGCCAGTTACAGCCTGATTTCCGCCAGTCAGAGCTCGAATATTTTAATCGCGTTGGTTACGTTCCCGGCATGCACATCCTGGCTATCAAGTCCGATGTCGCCGCCGAGCACCCGTGGTTGGCCGCAGCATTGAGCGAAATTATCGACAAGTCTTATCAGGTTTGGATGGACAAGCGGGCGAAATATGCCGATACCACACCGTGGTTGCTGGATGATATTCGTCGCACTGTGGTGGATTTGCCAGTGACCTGGAATGACAACGGCTTTGAGCAAAACAAAAAAATGATCGACGATTTTGCTAATGAGCTTTATGTTCAGAAGATCACTGCAGTGCGTTTGACGCCAGCGGATCTCTTCCCGGCTTACGCCAAATAA
- the crcB gene encoding fluoride efflux transporter CrcB translates to MFNTLLAVFIGGGVGSVSRWYISLKLNPTSSLIPIGTLVVNLTGALIIGLMIALFNRMTQWDPVWKMLLTTGLCGGLTTFSTFSLEVVYMLQDGRFGAALLNIALNLIGSIAMTMLGFMLVSWYSAH, encoded by the coding sequence ATGTTTAATACCCTCCTGGCAGTTTTCATTGGCGGCGGCGTGGGCAGCGTGTCGCGCTGGTATATCAGCCTGAAATTAAATCCGACCAGCTCGCTAATCCCCATTGGGACGCTAGTCGTGAATCTAACCGGGGCGTTGATTATCGGCCTGATGATCGCCCTGTTTAACCGCATGACTCAGTGGGATCCAGTGTGGAAAATGCTGCTCACCACCGGTTTGTGCGGCGGCTTGACCACCTTCTCGACCTTCTCGCTGGAAGTAGTGTATATGTTGCAAGACGGCCGCTTCGGCGCTGCGCTGTTAAATATCGCCCTCAACCTTATCGGCTCGATAGCTATGACCATGCTCGGGTTTATGCTGGTGAGTTGGTACAGCGCACACTAG
- a CDS encoding aminotransferase class I/II-fold pyridoxal phosphate-dependent enzyme, translating into MGETLKEKTLDAEWFAGHLQDRSMRGIAIETAAMIRSGVIEIGTHLPAVRELAQTLGVSPATVSAAWGQLRRQKVIAGRGRNGVWVCGDTLSPRPARFEKIGNFGDHIMADMTLASPDPELLPRLNQALLSSVEAENLNSYQREAISQVLVDAVLPSWPYAADAFMAADGGFDAMNLTLQTLIMQGSVVAIEDPTATRLLDMLDNIGAQVIAVKCDEFGPIPESLQLALGKNPAAFIYQPRTHSHCGHIVNSERMAEMAEILRSSQALIIEDDGIGELASTEPLSLGTYLPKRTVHVRSYSKAYGPDLRMAVISSSHDLIKQIKSFRNFGAGWSSRILQHALAWLINDPVTQAGIVEAKRVYAERRQALVDALAVRGIHLPTREGLSVLIPVPSEQFALVTLAARGIAVLPGERSRIGPGQFIRASTSLMRLEQVETIADAILLAMG; encoded by the coding sequence ATGGGTGAAACCCTGAAAGAAAAAACGCTTGATGCTGAGTGGTTCGCTGGCCATTTGCAGGACCGCTCCATGCGCGGCATCGCGATTGAAACCGCCGCCATGATCCGCTCAGGCGTTATCGAGATTGGCACCCATTTGCCTGCAGTACGTGAACTCGCCCAAACACTTGGGGTCAGCCCGGCTACCGTTTCCGCCGCCTGGGGACAGCTCAGAAGACAAAAAGTCATCGCTGGCCGAGGCCGTAACGGTGTCTGGGTCTGCGGCGATACTCTTTCTCCGCGCCCGGCAAGATTCGAAAAAATCGGCAATTTTGGCGACCATATCATGGCCGATATGACGCTGGCCTCCCCCGATCCCGAGCTTTTGCCACGTCTCAATCAGGCGCTGTTGAGCAGCGTAGAAGCCGAAAATCTTAACAGTTATCAACGCGAGGCTATCTCGCAGGTATTGGTTGATGCGGTTTTACCCAGTTGGCCCTATGCGGCAGACGCATTTATGGCTGCCGACGGCGGTTTTGATGCCATGAATCTCACGCTGCAAACGCTGATCATGCAAGGCTCAGTGGTGGCTATCGAAGACCCAACGGCTACGCGCTTGCTGGACATGCTGGATAATATTGGTGCGCAGGTCATTGCAGTAAAATGCGATGAGTTTGGTCCCATTCCCGAATCATTGCAGCTGGCGTTAGGCAAGAATCCGGCTGCTTTTATCTACCAGCCGCGCACCCATTCTCACTGCGGACATATCGTTAACTCCGAGCGTATGGCGGAAATGGCGGAGATTTTGCGCAGTAGTCAGGCCCTGATTATCGAAGACGATGGCATTGGTGAACTGGCCAGTACCGAGCCTTTGAGCCTCGGCACTTATCTGCCAAAACGCACGGTGCATGTACGCTCCTATTCCAAGGCCTATGGGCCTGACCTGCGGATGGCGGTTATTTCCAGCTCTCATGATTTAATCAAACAAATCAAATCGTTCCGCAATTTCGGTGCAGGGTGGTCGAGCCGCATCTTGCAACACGCACTGGCGTGGTTGATTAACGATCCGGTGACGCAAGCAGGTATTGTTGAGGCGAAAAGAGTCTACGCCGAGCGACGTCAGGCACTGGTCGATGCGCTGGCGGTGCGCGGTATTCACCTGCCAACGCGCGAGGGATTATCAGTGCTGATCCCCGTGCCTTCCGAACAGTTTGCGCTGGTCACTCTGGCGGCACGCGGTATTGCCGTGTTGCCCGGCGAGCGGAGTCGCATTGGACCGGGGCAGTTTATTCGCGCCAGCACTAGCCTGATGCGTCTTGAGCAGGTTGAAACTATCGCCGATGCGATTCTGTTAGCGATGGGATAG